Proteins from a single region of Cupriavidus sp. MP-37:
- a CDS encoding xanthine dehydrogenase family protein molybdopterin-binding subunit: MNNTAIGASPRRIDGRLKVTGAALYTADRALPGMLYAYGVYSTVASGRITGLDMADARRVPGVVDILHNGHFPRLYRTPKSPISGANILTASITDEHRLPFEDNTIYYGGQMVALVVADTFEHAREAAYRVKASYAGERPVVDLEHGIKANGLRDGGRGHARGAPAPAYDRAAVKVDVTYRTPVETHNPMEMHATLAWWENGDLRLYEATQGATVHRNTIAQIFGLTPERVTVDAPFIGSGFGSKLFLWPHSVAASAAARMTGRPVKLVVPRAYMFTTTGQRPETRQRVRLSAGADGKITSIRHESVNTTSFIEQYVENCGGMTQSLYACPNLMVSHHTTNVHRGAPTSMRAPGAAPGLFALESAIDELALACRMDPVRFRLANLSTRDESLNLPWSSNHLREAIDQASRKFGWDRRDPRPGSMTVGSEIAGYGVAVCNWDAWRTPAEARVHLRSDGSASVTCAVQDIGTGMYTIVAQTVSELTGLPFERIEVKLGDSSFPSAPVAGGSWATASVLPAVAEATRNAIAQLGTYATQEGGAFAGAKPESLKMQQGRLTDGRRSVDYASVLTAQRFASAEGFARTGAAPADKLSFMSFGAHFVEVRWDPGISRLRVARVVSAIDVGRVINPVTARNQVEGAIVMGVGMALFEATEYDERNGMPGNNNYAEYAVPVHADQPEIDVILLDYPDLRFNEFGARGIGEIGITGLAAAVANAVYHATGKRIRELPITKEKLMA, translated from the coding sequence GTGAACAACACTGCTATCGGCGCGTCACCGCGCCGCATCGACGGCCGCCTCAAGGTTACCGGCGCCGCCCTGTATACAGCCGACCGCGCCCTGCCCGGCATGCTGTACGCGTACGGCGTATACAGCACCGTGGCGAGCGGGCGCATTACCGGCCTTGACATGGCCGACGCCCGCCGCGTACCGGGAGTGGTTGACATCCTGCACAACGGCCATTTTCCGCGCCTCTACCGTACGCCGAAAAGCCCGATTTCCGGCGCAAACATCCTGACTGCATCGATCACGGACGAGCACCGGCTGCCGTTCGAAGACAATACGATCTACTACGGCGGCCAGATGGTGGCGCTGGTGGTGGCAGACACCTTCGAGCATGCGCGCGAGGCGGCCTACCGCGTCAAGGCTTCCTATGCCGGCGAACGGCCCGTCGTCGACCTGGAGCACGGCATCAAGGCAAACGGCCTGCGCGATGGCGGCAGGGGGCATGCGCGCGGCGCACCGGCGCCGGCCTACGACCGCGCCGCGGTCAAGGTCGACGTTACCTACCGCACCCCGGTCGAGACGCATAACCCGATGGAGATGCATGCCACGCTGGCGTGGTGGGAGAACGGCGACCTGCGTCTGTATGAGGCCACCCAGGGGGCAACCGTCCACCGCAATACCATCGCGCAGATTTTCGGCCTGACTCCCGAGCGCGTCACCGTCGATGCGCCGTTCATTGGCTCAGGCTTTGGCTCGAAGCTGTTCCTGTGGCCGCATTCCGTTGCCGCGAGCGCGGCGGCGCGCATGACCGGCCGGCCCGTCAAGCTGGTGGTGCCGCGGGCCTATATGTTTACCACCACCGGGCAGCGTCCCGAGACGCGCCAGCGCGTGCGCTTGTCGGCCGGGGCGGATGGCAAGATCACGTCGATCCGGCATGAATCCGTCAACACCACCTCATTCATCGAGCAGTACGTCGAGAATTGCGGGGGCATGACGCAGAGCCTGTACGCCTGTCCCAACCTCATGGTCAGCCACCACACCACCAACGTGCATCGCGGTGCGCCGACTTCGATGCGCGCGCCGGGCGCTGCCCCGGGACTGTTTGCACTGGAGTCCGCCATCGATGAGCTGGCCCTGGCCTGTCGCATGGATCCGGTGCGATTCCGGCTCGCCAACCTGTCGACGCGCGACGAAAGCCTGAACTTGCCATGGTCCAGCAACCACCTGCGCGAGGCCATCGACCAGGCGAGCCGAAAGTTCGGCTGGGACCGGCGCGATCCGCGACCGGGATCGATGACGGTCGGCAGTGAGATCGCCGGCTATGGCGTCGCCGTCTGCAACTGGGATGCCTGGCGTACACCCGCCGAGGCACGCGTCCACCTGCGCAGCGACGGCAGCGCGTCGGTGACCTGCGCGGTACAGGACATCGGCACCGGGATGTACACCATCGTGGCGCAGACCGTCAGCGAGTTGACTGGACTCCCATTTGAAAGGATTGAGGTCAAGCTCGGCGATTCCTCGTTTCCCTCTGCACCGGTCGCAGGCGGGTCCTGGGCGACGGCCAGCGTGCTACCCGCGGTAGCCGAAGCCACCCGCAACGCCATCGCCCAGCTGGGCACGTATGCGACCCAGGAAGGCGGCGCCTTTGCCGGCGCCAAGCCCGAGTCGCTGAAGATGCAGCAGGGCCGCCTGACCGACGGCCGGCGCAGCGTCGACTATGCATCGGTCCTGACGGCCCAGCGCTTCGCCAGCGCCGAGGGCTTTGCCCGCACCGGCGCGGCGCCGGCGGACAAGCTGTCGTTCATGTCCTTTGGCGCCCACTTCGTCGAGGTGCGCTGGGATCCCGGCATTTCCCGCCTGCGTGTGGCGCGCGTCGTCAGTGCCATCGACGTCGGTCGGGTGATCAATCCGGTCACTGCCCGCAACCAGGTGGAAGGGGCCATCGTGATGGGCGTCGGCATGGCCTTGTTCGAGGCCACCGAGTACGACGAGCGCAACGGTATGCCCGGCAACAACAACTACGCCGAGTATGCCGTGCCCGTACACGCAGACCAGCCGGAGATCGACGTGATCCTGCTCGACTATCCGGATCTCCGCTTCAATGAATTTGGCGCGCGCGGGATCGGTGAAATCGGTATTACCGGGCTTGCCGCGGCGGTGGCAAACGCCGTGTATCACGCCACGGGCAAGCGCATTCGGGAACTGCCTATCACCAAGGAGAAGCTGATGGCCTGA
- a CDS encoding (2Fe-2S)-binding protein, giving the protein MASPKNVPVDVPVHGDGQDGGPTVLSRRRFMQGVGVSGVSIASGALSGTVSAETAAPATREPAASRSGNAGYPLTLTINGTTQQLVVQANEILLDTLREKVHLTGTKKGCDHGQCGACTILVNGVSVNACLSLSIMHDRDDITTVEGLSRDGKLHPVQQAFWDHDAYQCGYCTAGQMMSAVGILQDRRIPSDNASVQEAMSGNICRCGAYKNIVSAIQDARGKVRGNV; this is encoded by the coding sequence ATGGCGTCCCCAAAGAATGTGCCCGTCGATGTGCCGGTTCACGGCGATGGGCAGGATGGTGGTCCGACGGTTCTTTCCCGTCGCCGATTCATGCAGGGCGTCGGCGTTTCAGGGGTGAGCATAGCAAGCGGCGCGCTGTCAGGCACGGTGTCTGCGGAAACCGCGGCGCCGGCGACACGGGAACCGGCCGCTTCGCGCTCAGGCAACGCAGGTTATCCGTTGACACTGACTATCAACGGCACCACGCAGCAACTCGTGGTGCAGGCCAATGAGATTCTGCTCGATACCCTGCGTGAAAAGGTCCACCTGACCGGCACCAAGAAGGGCTGCGATCACGGCCAATGCGGGGCTTGCACGATCCTCGTCAATGGCGTCTCGGTCAACGCATGCCTGTCGCTTTCCATCATGCATGACCGCGACGACATCACTACGGTCGAGGGCCTGTCGCGTGACGGCAAGCTGCATCCGGTACAGCAGGCGTTCTGGGACCACGATGCCTACCAGTGCGGCTATTGCACCGCCGGCCAGATGATGAGCGCGGTGGGCATCTTGCAAGACCGGCGCATCCCGTCCGACAACGCCTCGGTGCAGGAAGCCATGAGCGGCAATATTTGCCGCTGCGGAGCCTACAAGAACATCGTGTCCGCCATCCAGGACGCGCGCGGCAAGGTACGGGGGAACGTCTGA
- a CDS encoding xanthine dehydrogenase family protein subunit M, with translation MRNFEYARAVDVEQAVALHARGSDTVYLAGGTTLLDLMKLDITQPARVVDIHKLKLDQIEPLGDGRTRVGAMVSNTNLARHEHIRQHYPVLSQALLSGASTQLRNKATTAGNVMQRVRCGYFRDGVSPCNKRTPGSGCAAVEGLNRNVHAVLGGSPQCIAAHPSDMCVAMVAIGATVHVQGPKGRRDIAFADFHLVPGDTPWKEHALEAGEMITHITLDAPMPGSRSAYLKLRDRGSYQFALASSAVIVALDGNTVRDIRIALGGVATKPWRAADAEAVLRGKPVSEALLRQTGEAAMAGARSYGQNGFKLKLGQQAVVRNLSLLTA, from the coding sequence ATGCGGAACTTTGAATATGCGCGCGCCGTCGACGTCGAACAGGCTGTCGCGCTGCACGCGCGCGGCAGCGACACCGTCTACCTGGCGGGCGGCACGACCCTGCTGGACCTGATGAAACTCGATATCACGCAGCCGGCGCGCGTGGTGGACATCCACAAGCTCAAGCTGGACCAGATCGAACCGCTGGGCGACGGCCGCACCCGCGTCGGTGCGATGGTCAGCAACACCAACCTGGCCCGGCACGAGCATATCCGCCAGCACTATCCCGTGCTGTCGCAGGCGCTGCTGTCCGGCGCCAGCACGCAGTTGCGCAACAAGGCCACCACCGCTGGCAACGTGATGCAGCGGGTGCGCTGCGGCTACTTCCGCGACGGCGTCTCGCCGTGCAACAAGCGCACGCCGGGGTCCGGATGTGCCGCAGTGGAAGGTCTCAACCGCAACGTCCATGCGGTGCTGGGCGGCAGTCCCCAGTGCATCGCGGCGCATCCTTCCGACATGTGCGTCGCCATGGTGGCGATCGGCGCAACGGTGCATGTGCAGGGGCCGAAGGGCAGGCGCGACATTGCCTTCGCGGATTTCCACCTGGTGCCCGGCGACACGCCCTGGAAGGAACATGCGCTCGAAGCCGGCGAGATGATCACCCACATCACGCTGGACGCACCGATGCCCGGCAGCCGCTCGGCCTATCTCAAGCTGCGCGATCGCGGCTCATACCAGTTTGCCCTGGCGTCGAGCGCAGTGATCGTCGCGCTCGACGGCAACACCGTGCGCGATATCCGCATTGCGCTTGGCGGCGTGGCAACCAAGCCCTGGCGTGCCGCCGATGCGGAGGCCGTGCTGCGTGGCAAGCCGGTCTCCGAAGCGCTGCTCCGCCAGACCGGCGAAGCGGCGATGGCTGGTGCGCGCTCATATGGACAGAACGGCTTCAAGCTCAAGCTCGGCCAGCAGGCCGTGGTACGGAACCTGTCGCTTCTCACCGCCTGA